The Xenorhabdus doucetiae genome has a window encoding:
- a CDS encoding TIGR03759 family integrating conjugative element protein, which produces MRLNRIGLVAYVLLSGSAWAATPAPLTSQPVQSVESQKQSLEIQAEQWGLRADEYQRYQQLLKGPRGIQSPGLDPLTTLGIEAENDTERRRYAEQWVKSEFARTEKELRFQRAVDAAWQRLFPDVLPVNMAKTREADGRLALFVKANDCPACDSRLAEVLTANQPVDIYLVDSQGNDNLLRQWANAHHIPVERVRNRQITLNHDAGYWFRFGRGVMPVLMRQGEQGWHITSLS; this is translated from the coding sequence GTTCAGCATGGGCAGCCACACCGGCACCGTTAACGTCGCAGCCGGTGCAATCGGTGGAAAGCCAAAAGCAGTCCCTGGAAATCCAGGCTGAACAATGGGGATTACGGGCGGATGAATATCAGCGTTACCAGCAATTACTCAAGGGACCCAGGGGGATTCAGTCACCGGGACTTGACCCGCTGACGACGCTGGGGATTGAAGCTGAAAATGATACCGAGCGCCGCCGTTATGCCGAGCAGTGGGTCAAATCGGAATTTGCCCGCACCGAAAAAGAATTGCGCTTCCAGCGTGCAGTGGATGCGGCCTGGCAGCGGCTGTTTCCGGATGTGTTGCCGGTCAATATGGCAAAAACCCGTGAGGCTGATGGCCGTCTGGCACTGTTTGTCAAAGCCAACGATTGCCCGGCGTGTGACTCCCGTTTAGCCGAAGTCCTGACCGCAAATCAGCCGGTTGATATCTATCTGGTCGACAGTCAGGGCAATGATAACCTGTTACGGCAATGGGCCAACGCGCATCATATTCCCGTTGAACGGGTACGCAACCGGCAAATTACACTCAATCATGATGCGGGGTATTGGTTCCGGTTTGGGCGCGGCGTGATGCCGGTATTAATGCGACAGGGGGAACAGGGATGGCATATCACGTCATTATCATAA
- a CDS encoding integrating conjugative element protein, with the protein MAYHVIIIKWLGLLPIIGMLWVNVCYAELKVIADLGGKDASPFYDGINAQSDNFPALPSHFSPEAASEAVMLPVRTPELTPGKVASRPLQLPGIGALFLIGDDPGSRQWLNQNAARLKALHAVGLVVNVRERAGLQSLRASAPDLLLSPASGTELARRLQLQHYPVLITATALTQQLSP; encoded by the coding sequence ATGGCATATCACGTCATTATCATAAAATGGCTGGGTTTATTGCCCATTATCGGGATGTTATGGGTGAATGTCTGTTATGCCGAACTGAAAGTGATTGCTGATTTAGGCGGAAAAGATGCTTCGCCCTTTTATGACGGCATTAATGCGCAATCAGATAATTTTCCTGCGTTGCCATCGCATTTCTCACCAGAAGCAGCAAGTGAAGCCGTGATGTTGCCGGTCAGAACACCGGAACTGACGCCGGGGAAAGTGGCAAGCCGACCACTGCAACTGCCGGGGATTGGCGCATTGTTTCTGATTGGCGATGATCCCGGTTCACGCCAATGGTTAAACCAGAATGCAGCGCGGCTTAAGGCACTGCACGCCGTAGGTCTGGTGGTCAATGTCCGTGAGAGGGCGGGCTTACAGTCACTGCGGGCATCAGCACCGGATTTACTGTTATCGCCGGCTTCCGGTACCGAGCTGGCCCGCCGTCTGCAATTGCAACATTATCCGGTGTTGATCACCGCAACCGCACTCACTCAGCAGTTATCCCCATGA
- the traD gene encoding type IV conjugative transfer system coupling protein TraD → MSRRYVIEALLRPAVELNTAVVSAVAAFVCLRAPWAIALAPSVSYVMAGGFMGLAVIRTWQGIQVIRYRRNLRRLPRYQMSTKHIPVSHKQLFLGKGFRWQQKHTQRLQDTRRPEVERFVQPSHIYQLARALERRTEYRWPTLSALLRQDSPFNPVRPLPPMGGNPVIHGIEPQEAEVFMDLRERVGHTLVMGTTRVGKTRLAELLITQDIRRGEVVIVFDPKGDADLLRRIWAESHRAGRGNELSLFHLGWPEISARYNAVGRFGRVSEVASRLAGQLSGEGNSAAFREFAWRFVNIVARALVALGHRPDYTLITRYVNNISELYQLYARKVMEERMPVLLAQISHCLGTLKEKDVPRNMQGQPDALRLWATEITLSSEAGKQLYDPILDGLRSAVRYDRTYFDKIVASLLPLLEKLTTGKIAELLSPDYLNMTDLRPIFDWEQVIRKSGIAYIGLDALSDSDVASAVGNSMFADLVSVAGQIYKYGMNAGLPVRHDGRLAINLHCDEFNELMGDEFIPLINKGGGAGMQVTAYTQTSSDIEARIGSPAKTAQVIGNFNTLIMLRVRDNRTAELLTSQLPEVEIYSKTLVSGHSDIADVEQGQDFTSSTQDRVGTVKTPLVTPAEMINLPKGQAFALLEGGQLWKIRMPLPTGDDDDALMPANLQKIAEQMRKHYRTSESWWEEHG, encoded by the coding sequence ATGAGCCGTCGTTACGTGATCGAGGCCCTGCTGCGCCCGGCAGTGGAGCTGAATACCGCAGTGGTGTCAGCCGTCGCCGCGTTTGTTTGTCTCAGAGCGCCTTGGGCCATCGCACTGGCACCGTCGGTGAGTTATGTGATGGCCGGCGGTTTTATGGGGCTGGCGGTGATACGCACATGGCAGGGTATTCAGGTGATACGCTATCGCAGAAACCTGCGCCGCTTGCCGCGTTATCAGATGAGCACAAAGCACATTCCCGTCAGTCATAAGCAATTGTTTCTGGGCAAGGGCTTTCGCTGGCAGCAAAAACATACCCAGCGTTTGCAGGATACCCGCCGGCCCGAAGTTGAGCGATTTGTGCAACCCTCCCATATCTATCAGCTTGCCCGCGCACTGGAGCGCAGAACCGAATACCGTTGGCCGACATTATCTGCGCTATTACGTCAAGACTCGCCATTTAATCCGGTGCGTCCGCTGCCGCCGATGGGGGGCAATCCGGTGATCCACGGTATTGAGCCACAGGAAGCCGAGGTATTTATGGATCTGCGCGAGCGGGTCGGGCATACCCTGGTGATGGGTACCACCCGTGTGGGAAAAACCCGGCTGGCAGAGTTGTTGATCACGCAGGATATCCGGCGCGGCGAGGTAGTGATTGTCTTTGATCCCAAAGGGGATGCTGACTTGCTGAGGCGCATCTGGGCGGAATCTCACCGCGCCGGAAGAGGTAATGAACTTTCCCTTTTTCATCTGGGCTGGCCGGAAATCTCAGCACGTTATAATGCCGTCGGGCGGTTTGGCCGGGTTTCCGAAGTGGCGTCCCGTCTGGCCGGGCAACTCAGTGGTGAAGGCAACAGTGCCGCATTCCGTGAGTTTGCCTGGCGGTTTGTCAATATTGTTGCCCGTGCTTTGGTGGCATTGGGGCACCGGCCGGATTACACCCTGATCACCCGTTATGTCAATAATATCAGCGAACTGTATCAGCTGTATGCCCGCAAAGTGATGGAAGAAAGGATGCCGGTATTATTAGCGCAAATCAGTCATTGCCTCGGTACGCTGAAAGAAAAGGATGTGCCGCGTAATATGCAGGGGCAGCCCGATGCCCTGCGGCTCTGGGCAACGGAAATCACCCTGAGTTCTGAGGCGGGTAAACAGTTGTATGACCCGATTTTGGATGGTCTGCGCTCTGCCGTGCGTTATGACCGTACCTATTTTGATAAAATTGTCGCTTCCTTATTACCGCTGCTGGAAAAACTGACTACCGGCAAAATCGCCGAATTACTGTCACCGGATTACCTCAATATGACTGACCTGCGGCCGATTTTTGACTGGGAGCAGGTGATCCGCAAAAGCGGGATTGCCTATATCGGGCTGGATGCGCTGTCTGACAGCGATGTTGCCTCAGCTGTGGGCAACAGTATGTTTGCGGATTTGGTGAGTGTTGCCGGACAGATTTATAAATACGGCATGAATGCCGGCTTACCGGTGCGCCATGATGGCAGGCTGGCGATTAACCTGCATTGTGACGAATTCAACGAACTGATGGGCGATGAGTTTATTCCGCTGATCAATAAAGGCGGCGGGGCTGGGATGCAGGTGACGGCGTATACCCAAACGTCGTCGGATATTGAAGCCCGTATCGGCAGCCCGGCCAAAACGGCGCAGGTGATCGGTAACTTCAATACCCTGATTATGCTGCGTGTACGGGATAACCGGACGGCGGAGTTACTGACCAGCCAGTTGCCCGAAGTGGAAATCTACAGTAAGACGCTGGTCTCCGGGCATTCGGATATTGCTGATGTTGAGCAGGGGCAGGATTTTACTTCCTCAACTCAGGACCGGGTAGGGACGGTTAAAACGCCGCTGGTGACCCCCGCAGAGATGATTAACCTGCCGAAAGGGCAGGCGTTCGCCTTACTGGAAGGCGGGCAGTTATGGAAAATTCGTATGCCCTTGCCAACGGGGGATGACGATGATGCCCTGATGCCGGCAAATTTGCAGAAAATCGCCGAGCAGATGCGTAAGCATTACCGTACCAGTGAATCCTGGTGGGAAGAGCACGGGTAA
- a CDS encoding TIGR03747 family integrating conjugative element membrane protein, producing the protein MAQSESPSRPSSQPPRQHGLLYCVLWEWPWKIVGFILMSWLFSLLLEYLGMAFFWPEPGASHSRQMMKTELQYLSTEFTQSLLLSSPSVTVSAWLVQAYQWLFVDSGFIGWVQGQSYYQLHTGNDFRREFNAALQGVSGYLREYWLAAVFITMVTLIRLAILLLSVPLFVMVVLVALVDGLGRRDLRRYGAGYESSFVYHHAKRGIKPTCTVPCVLYLSWPDTIYPTVILLPAAVLLGIAVVIAASMFKKYL; encoded by the coding sequence ATGGCACAATCAGAATCCCCTTCCCGCCCGTCATCCCAACCACCGCGTCAACACGGTCTTTTGTATTGCGTGTTATGGGAATGGCCGTGGAAAATCGTCGGTTTTATTCTCATGTCCTGGCTATTCAGTTTGTTGCTGGAATATCTCGGTATGGCGTTTTTCTGGCCGGAACCGGGCGCGTCCCACAGCCGGCAGATGATGAAGACAGAACTGCAATATCTCTCCACAGAGTTTACCCAAAGCCTGTTATTGTCATCGCCATCGGTCACGGTTTCAGCATGGCTGGTACAGGCTTACCAATGGCTGTTTGTGGACAGCGGTTTTATTGGTTGGGTTCAGGGGCAATCATACTATCAGTTACATACCGGTAATGATTTTAGGCGTGAGTTTAATGCGGCATTACAGGGTGTATCGGGCTATTTGAGGGAGTACTGGCTGGCGGCGGTGTTTATCACGATGGTGACGCTGATCCGGCTAGCCATTCTGCTGTTATCCGTTCCTTTATTTGTGATGGTGGTGTTAGTGGCACTGGTTGACGGGCTGGGACGGCGCGATTTACGGCGTTACGGGGCAGGGTATGAATCCAGTTTTGTCTATCATCATGCCAAGCGTGGGATTAAACCTACCTGTACCGTTCCCTGTGTGCTGTATTTATCCTGGCCGGATACAATCTATCCCACGGTGATCCTGTTGCCTGCGGCGGTATTGCTGGGCATCGCGGTGGTGATAGCGGCCTCGATGTTTAAAAAGTATTTATAG
- a CDS encoding FxLYD domain-containing protein translates to MRNSFQKIGIALSVVLGMATFSSFANNENRVSVTNLHIDNGQNGIPYIAGDARNNTTQTLKSVFIKFNLYQGDALVGNAIDTIQDLGAREIYKIQAPTNPFLYKFDSYKVTSIEIYE, encoded by the coding sequence ATGAGAAACAGCTTTCAAAAGATTGGTATTGCATTGTCTGTGGTACTTGGTATGGCAACTTTTTCATCTTTTGCCAATAACGAGAATCGGGTTTCAGTCACAAACCTTCATATCGACAATGGACAAAATGGCATCCCATATATAGCAGGTGATGCAAGAAATAATACAACTCAGACACTAAAAAGTGTGTTTATTAAATTCAATCTTTATCAAGGGGATGCCTTAGTGGGTAATGCAATTGACACCATACAAGACCTTGGTGCCAGAGAAATATATAAGATACAAGCGCCTACAAATCCCTTTTTGTACAAATTTGACTCTTACAAAGTCACATCAATAGAGATCTATGAATAA